The Hydrotalea sp. genomic interval GTCGATATGGGCGTTACCCATATTATTCGTGGCAATGACCATCTAACCAACGCTTTCCGCCAATATCACCTCTTTAAGGCGATTGCTGGCGATGAAAAAAACATTCCAGCATTTGCCCATATTCCGCTGATTATGAACGAGGCCGGCGAAAAATTATCAAAACGCAATGGCGCGGCGGCGATAACCGATTACCAAACAATGGGGATTCTGCCCGAGGCAATGGTGAATTACCTGTTGCGCCTGGGCTGGTCGCACGGCGATGACGAAATTATTTCCATGGCGCAGGCGGTGGAATGGTTTGATATCGCCCATGTCGGGAAAAGCGCGGCCCGCACCGACATAAAAAAATTGCAACATTTGGCCGGCCATTACATGGCGATGGCCGATGACGCGCGGTTGGCAAATCTTGCCAGCATTACTGAGGGCAAGCAATTTATACCGCTGATAAAAACGCGGGTATTTAATTTGGTTGATTTGGAAAAACAGGTTGCGCTGTTGCTGACCACGCCGGCATTTCCCCTAACCGCCGCAACCTTGCAAACCGAATTGCAAAATAAAAAACAGACATTATTGTCAGCTTGTGAATTTTTATCAAGCCAAGAAAATTGGGGCAAACAAAATTTGCATGATGCGGTGAAATTTTGGGGCGAGGCGCAGGGTTTAAAAATGAAAGACATCGCCCCCGCTATCCGCCTGGCCTTGACCGGCCTTGAACATTCGCCGGGCTGTTTTGATTTGCTGGCGGTTTGCGGCAAAACTGAATCCTTGGCGCGGCTTGATGCCGCCATCAAATCGCTTCTATAACGGCCGCTTCATGAGCGGGTTGATGAGGGGGTTCATCTGGTCCAACAATCCTTGCAACAAAAAACTCGCCGCCATCTGGTCGCGCAATTTGTTTTTTTTGGCGGTGGTCAGGTTATCGCCAAATGCCTTATCATCGGCCAATAATTTATCAACCGCCTGGCTGGTTAAACGTTCATCCAACAACAATATCGGAATCGTAACGCCGGCCTTGGCCAGGTTGCGGGCATAT includes:
- the gltX gene encoding glutamate--tRNA ligase: MAQTQKIVTRFAPSPTGYLHLGGARTALFNYLFAKHHGGDYKLRIEDTDRARSTPDAIEVILRGLEWLGIKHDGDFVLQSNNIARHVAVAEGLVKKGLAYECYMTADELEALRKEQEAKKLPLKYDGRWRDRDETDRKKMAGNGAKPTIRIKMPQAGATTINDAVQGSVTVQNSELDDFILLRSDRTPTYMLSVVVDDVDMGVTHIIRGNDHLTNAFRQYHLFKAIAGDEKNIPAFAHIPLIMNEAGEKLSKRNGAAAITDYQTMGILPEAMVNYLLRLGWSHGDDEIISMAQAVEWFDIAHVGKSAARTDIKKLQHLAGHYMAMADDARLANLASITEGKQFIPLIKTRVFNLVDLEKQVALLLTTPAFPLTAATLQTELQNKKQTLLSACEFLSSQENWGKQNLHDAVKFWGEAQGLKMKDIAPAIRLALTGLEHSPGCFDLLAVCGKTESLARLDAAIKSLL